ATTTTAGATAAAATATTATCTAAGCATTTTGAGGTTTATTCTGTATGTTGTAAGGTTTGTGGTATTAATAAGGATGAATTTGAATTAACTCACATCAACAAAAATCAAAAAGAAACTATGTGTAATCCAATCGCCCAAGCATTAATTTTAAATGAAAAAAAGACGGATTTAAATATCATCTTAGGCCTTTGTGTTGGACATGACATCCTATTTCAAAAATACTCCAACGCCCCAACAACAACATTTGCAGTTAAGGACAGAGTCCTCACTCACAATCCCCTAGGGGTTATTTATAGCAAATATTACCTAAGAAAATTTGGTATTTAGCCCAGAATGCTTGACTTCCACAGCCCTACCATAAAACTAAACCTTAAATTTATATATAAAAATTTGGTGAGATGATGAAATTTTTCAACAGAGAAAAAGAAATAAAAGAAATCCTAAGCATTTTAGAAGATGAGCCAAATAACATTTATTTTATCTTTGGTTCTATAAACAGTGGTAAAACTACTTTAATAAAACACATCATAGAGAATAAACTCAACAGAGATAAATATGTAGTTTTTTACATAAACCTTAGAGAACATTTTATTTCAAGATATGAAGATTTTATTGAAGTTTTATTCAATACTTATGAAGAATCATTTATTGAAAAAATTAAAAGATACTTTCTAAGCTTTATTAAAGATTTACCTAATAATATCGACATTAACTCAACAATATTAACCGGAATTCCAATCCCAAAAAATCTCATAAATGAATTTTTATCAAAAAAAAATTCTGAAAATGTCTTTAAGTATTTAACTAAAATTTTTGAAGATGTTAAGAGGAAAGGCAAACAGCCAATCTTAATTATAGATGAATTACAAAAAATAGGAGATTTAAAAATAAACGGATTTTTAATCTATGAATTATTTAATTTCTTCATTGATTTAACAAAAGAAAAGCATATATGCCATGTTTTATGTTTAAGTTCAGACAGTTTATTCATTGAGAAGGTTTATGATGAAGCGATGCTTAGGGATAGAGTAGATTATATCTTAGTTGATGACTTTGATGAAGAGACGGCATTAAAATTCATTAATTTCTATGCAAAAGAAAAAAATATCAAACTTGATAAAAAAGAAAAAGAACTTATTTATTCTTATGTTGGTGGAAAACCAATCCTAATTATAAAAGTTATAAACAAAATGAAAATAAAAAATCTCAGTGATATACTAGATGAACTATTAAAAGTTGAAATTTCAAAATTAGAAAACCTTTTGGAAGATATTAAAGAAGGCAACTACAATGTTAATTATGAAGAAGTTATTGAATCATTAAAATTATTTAAAAATACTTACTCAATCCCAAAAAGCAAAATAAAAAAAGATATTAGAAATTTACTAATAAAAAAGAATTATTTATTCTTAAATCCAGTAAATAATGAAATAAAACCCCAAAGTTTCTTAATTTGGAATGCAATAAAAGAATTTTATAAATAAATCAATAAAAATCTTATAGTTTAATACCAACAACCTTACTCAATCCATTCTCACATGAAACTTTTAGAAAAAGTTTCATCAAAAAATATACAATATCATCCCACTACACCCAACCTCCAAAGTCATAACCTAATCCCTACAACCTTACTCAATCCATTCTCCATACAAACCCCATACAAAGTATCTGCTCTACTAACCATCTGCTCTCTATGGGAAATGACGATAAATTGAGTTGTTTTTGATGCATTTTTAATCATATCCCCAATTAATGCAGCATTTTTTGTATCCAATGCGGCATCAACCTCATCCAATACATAAAATGGGGATGGATTTAGTTCTTGTATTGCAAATAAGAACGCTAAAGCAGTTAATGACTTCTCTCCCCCGCTCATAACATCCAAACTCTGCAACTTCTTGCCCTTTGGTGATGCATCTATTAAAAGCCCGCCTTCAAATGGATTCTCTTCATTCTCCAAACTCAACTTTCCAGTTCCACCAATTTCTTTGTATATCTTCTCAAAGTTTTTCGCTACCTTCTCAAACACTTCCATAAATACCTCTTTCTTCCTCTTTTCCACTTCCTCCATTAATTGCAGATACTTTTTCTCATCCCTCTCATATTCTTTCCTCTTCTCAATCAACTCGTTATACCTTTCAAAAACAAAATTATAGTCCTCAATAGCCCTCATATTCACTGGTTCTAATTTTTTAATCTCAGTTTCAAGGTTTGCCTGATGTCTTTCAAGTTCATCAATATCCAGCATTATCAACTTCTCACTAACCTCCACCTTTTCGCAGAGATAGAGTTTCCTCTCCTCTTCCTCTAACTTTGCCTCATATTTTGCCTTATCAACCAACAAATCCCCAATTTTATTTTCAATTTCCTTAATTTTATTTAAAAGTTCATTTTTTTGTTTGTAGAGATTTTTTATCTCATTTTCATACACTTCCTTTTTCTCATTCAACTCTTTCAAGTTTTTGGTTAATTCTTCATACTTCTCTTTCTTTTTCTTTAAAATTTCTGTATTCTTCTCTATGTTTGATTTGTAAAACTCAATATTCTTGCTTAAAATTTCCTTCTTCTCATTCAATTCCTTTATTCTTTCATTTAACTCATTAATTTTTGGGATTAAAACATCTTTAACAAGTGTCAAACCTTTCTCTATCTCATTTTGCATCTTGTTTTTTATTTTGGTTAATTTTTCTATCTCAGCATCAATTTCCTTAATCCTTGTAATGTGTTGTTGATTTTCAAAGGATTTAAGTTCATTCAAAATATTCTCTCTTTGGGACATCAAATTGTCTATTCTCTTTTCCAAATTCCCTATTTTATAAAGAAGTTCTTCTTTTTCATCATTTAGTTCCTCCAACTCCTCAGCAATCTTTTTATTTTCTAATTCAAGTTCCTTTATTTTTAAATTGTTGTTTTTTATTGTCTCTTCTTTCTTTAACTCATCTTCTCTAATAATTCTTAATTTACTCTCCAACTCTGCCTTTCTTGATGAGTAGTAGGATATTTTGTTGTTTAATTCCTCGATGTTTCTTTTTATCTCCTTTAATTTATCTTCAACCTTCATTATTTCATCGGTAAGTTGCTCTAACTTTGAAAGGTCAACATCAACCTTAATTCTTGATTTCCTTTTAACACTTCCCCCAACCATGGCCCCAGATGGTTCTATAACATCCCCCTCTAATGTAACAAACCTCACTCTCCTGTATTTTTTTGATAATTCCTTCGCAACATCCAAATTTTCAACAATTATTGTATTTCCAAACACATAGTTAAAGACATTCCTATATTTTTCATCAAACTCCACCAAATCAATTGCTCTCCCAACGACACCATCCTCATAAACGTAATCTGCCTCCCTTCCCTCAATTCTATCCAATGGTAAAAATGTGGCCCTTCCAAGGTTCTTCTTCTTTAAATATTCAATTGCCCTTGCCCCATCTTCCATTCTCTTAATAACAATAAAATTCAACCTATTCCCTGCTGCTATCTCTATTGCTATTTGATATTCTGGTTTTGTCTTTCCTAAGTTACCAACAATATCAATAACTCCTGGAAGATTTGCATTTAAGATTTCCTTTATTGTTCTATCTAAATGTATATCCTCCATTTCTTTCAATGCCTTTACTCTTGCGTTTTCCTTTACATACTCTGAGTGAAGTTCATCTAATTTATTTTGATAAACCTTCTTTTCCTCCTCCAATTTCTGCAACTGCTTTTTTGAAAATTCAAGTTCAACAGCTACATCCTCAAGTTCTTTATATAAAGTCCTTGTATCTTCCTTTTTATTTGCTAAAATTTCTAATTCCTTCTTTAATTTTTCAATGGTTTCGTTATTGTTTTTTAATGCATAAGATTTTTTGTTTATTTCCCCCTCTATTTTATTCAACTCTTCCCTCAACTTGTAGAGTTCATTTTGGGCTTTTGCAATCTCCTCTGAGATTTCACTCTCTTTTTTCTTCAATGCCTCTATAATATCTTCGCTTTCTTTAATCTTTGATTTTAAATCTTCCCTTTCCCTTTCCAAATTACCTATTTTTTCCTGAATTTCTTTAATTTCTTTTTCTTTTTCCATTATTTCTTTTCTTATATTCACTATTTTGTTATGAGTTTCCTTTACCTCATTATCCTTCTCCTCAATGTTTTTTTCTATATTAGTAAGTTCATTTATAGTTCTATTTAGTGCTTTTCTGTCATTTTCAATGCTAATTTCTAATTCTTTTATGGATTTGTGGAGTTCTATGACCTCTTCATTACCCTTCTCTTGCAGTTCGTTGATTATGTTATTTAGTTTGTTTTTTAACTCTGCTATTTGGTTGTCTATCTCATCGACATCCTCTTGAAACTCTTCCTTTAATTCATTTAATTTTTCAATTTCATTTTTTATCTCATCCAAAACTACATTCAAGAAATCTATTCTTTTGGATATTAGAGCATATTTTGTCATCTTTAGTTCTTCATTTAATGCAATATATTTTTCTGCGTCCTCCTTTTCTTTCTTCAATTTCTCAAGATTGCTTTTTACCTCATTTATCCTAATATCTATTTTTTCAATATATTCTCTTGCCTTTTCCAATTCTGCCTTTGCTTTTTCCTTTTTCTCATCAAACTCTGCAATACCACTAATCTCATCAATAATCTTCCTTCTCTCTATTGGGGACATACTTATTATCTTTAACAAATCCCCCTGCAATATGATGTTGGGTCCATCTGGTTTAAGACCAATCCTTCCAATAATATCCAATAGTTCAGATTTCTTTATTCTCTTTCTTTTTTCTTTAGTTGTTATTTTCCCATCTTTTTCCTCAACTTCCTCCCAAATTAAATAATAAGCACTATCTCCATCAAGAGTAACCTTTCTTGAAATCCCCACCTTATCTGAATCTACCGGCAATGCCCTATCGCTGTTGTCAAAGTATAAAGTTACCTCCGCAAATTTCTCCCTCTTTCCATTGTGATAAGTAATTAATTCATTAAACCTCCCAGCCCTTAAAGTTTTAGCAGAGGATTTTCCCAAAACAAAACAAATAGCATCAACAATATTTGATTTTCCACTGCCATTTGGCCCCACTATTGCTGTAAATCCCATTGGAATTTTTAATTTTGCATTCTTAAATGATTTG
The sequence above is a segment of the Methanotorris igneus Kol 5 genome. Coding sequences within it:
- a CDS encoding DUF1847 domain-containing protein — encoded protein: MRCARCNRKDCQNGKNCKENILKEILKEYKKEENLKIAKVASFIEGNFYMKKTRLEEIIEFCKMMNYKRIGIAFCIGLEKEAEILDKILSKHFEVYSVCCKVCGINKDEFELTHINKNQKETMCNPIAQALILNEKKTDLNIILGLCVGHDILFQKYSNAPTTTFAVKDRVLTHNPLGVIYSKYYLRKFGI
- a CDS encoding ATP-binding protein, whose protein sequence is MKFFNREKEIKEILSILEDEPNNIYFIFGSINSGKTTLIKHIIENKLNRDKYVVFYINLREHFISRYEDFIEVLFNTYEESFIEKIKRYFLSFIKDLPNNIDINSTILTGIPIPKNLINEFLSKKNSENVFKYLTKIFEDVKRKGKQPILIIDELQKIGDLKINGFLIYELFNFFIDLTKEKHICHVLCLSSDSLFIEKVYDEAMLRDRVDYILVDDFDEETALKFINFYAKEKNIKLDKKEKELIYSYVGGKPILIIKVINKMKIKNLSDILDELLKVEISKLENLLEDIKEGNYNVNYEEVIESLKLFKNTYSIPKSKIKKDIRNLLIKKNYLFLNPVNNEIKPQSFLIWNAIKEFYK
- the smc gene encoding chromosome segregation protein SMC, translated to MTVLSELHLKNFKSFKNAKLKIPMGFTAIVGPNGSGKSNIVDAICFVLGKSSAKTLRAGRFNELITYHNGKREKFAEVTLYFDNSDRALPVDSDKVGISRKVTLDGDSAYYLIWEEVEEKDGKITTKEKRKRIKKSELLDIIGRIGLKPDGPNIILQGDLLKIISMSPIERRKIIDEISGIAEFDEKKEKAKAELEKAREYIEKIDIRINEVKSNLEKLKKEKEDAEKYIALNEELKMTKYALISKRIDFLNVVLDEIKNEIEKLNELKEEFQEDVDEIDNQIAELKNKLNNIINELQEKGNEEVIELHKSIKELEISIENDRKALNRTINELTNIEKNIEEKDNEVKETHNKIVNIRKEIMEKEKEIKEIQEKIGNLEREREDLKSKIKESEDIIEALKKKESEISEEIAKAQNELYKLREELNKIEGEINKKSYALKNNNETIEKLKKELEILANKKEDTRTLYKELEDVAVELEFSKKQLQKLEEEKKVYQNKLDELHSEYVKENARVKALKEMEDIHLDRTIKEILNANLPGVIDIVGNLGKTKPEYQIAIEIAAGNRLNFIVIKRMEDGARAIEYLKKKNLGRATFLPLDRIEGREADYVYEDGVVGRAIDLVEFDEKYRNVFNYVFGNTIIVENLDVAKELSKKYRRVRFVTLEGDVIEPSGAMVGGSVKRKSRIKVDVDLSKLEQLTDEIMKVEDKLKEIKRNIEELNNKISYYSSRKAELESKLRIIREDELKKEETIKNNNLKIKELELENKKIAEELEELNDEKEELLYKIGNLEKRIDNLMSQRENILNELKSFENQQHITRIKEIDAEIEKLTKIKNKMQNEIEKGLTLVKDVLIPKINELNERIKELNEKKEILSKNIEFYKSNIEKNTEILKKKKEKYEELTKNLKELNEKKEVYENEIKNLYKQKNELLNKIKEIENKIGDLLVDKAKYEAKLEEEERKLYLCEKVEVSEKLIMLDIDELERHQANLETEIKKLEPVNMRAIEDYNFVFERYNELIEKRKEYERDEKKYLQLMEEVEKRKKEVFMEVFEKVAKNFEKIYKEIGGTGKLSLENEENPFEGGLLIDASPKGKKLQSLDVMSGGEKSLTALAFLFAIQELNPSPFYVLDEVDAALDTKNAALIGDMIKNASKTTQFIVISHREQMVSRADTLYGVCMENGLSKVVGIRL